The region agtattcagaccccttgagtttttccacattttgttacgttacagccttattctaaaattgattaaattggttttcccctcatcaatctacacacaatacccataatgacaaagcaaaacagttttttagaattgTTCACAAAaatttataatacatttaaaaattaaatcccatttacataagtattcagaccctttactcagtactttgttgaagcaccattggcagcgattacagcctcgagtcttcttgggtatgacgctacaagcatagCACARCTGTATTCGGgtaatttctcccattcttctcccattcttctctgcagatcctcttaaggtctgccaggttggatggggagcgtcgctgcccagctactttcaggtctctccagagatgtttgatcgggtttaagtccaggctctggctgggccactcaaggacattcagagacttgtcccgaagccactcctgcgttgtcttggctgtgtgcttagggttgttgtcctgttcatcaagaatctctctgtacttttcttcattcatctttctctcgatcctgactagtctcccagtccctgccactaaaaaacgtccccacagcatgatgctgccaccaccctgcttcaACGTAGAGATGGTgcggtgcaaggtttcctccagacgtgacacttggcatccaagttcaatcttggtttcataagaccagagattcttgtttctcatggtctgagagtcctttaggggccttttggccaactacaagtgggctgtcatgtgccttttactgaggagtggcttccgtctggcccctctaccataaaggcctgattggtggagtgctgcagagatggttgtccttctggaacgttcgcccatctccacagaagaactctggggctctgtcagagtgactatcggcttcttggtcacctccctgaccaaggcccttctcccccgattgctcagtttgcccgggaggccagctctaggaagggtcttggtggttccaaacttRTTCCATAtacgaatgatggaggccactgtgttctatgggaccttcaatgctgcagaaatgttttggtacacttccctagctctgtgcctcgacacaatcctgtctctgagctctatggacaattccttcgacctcatggcttggtttttgctctgacatgcactgtcaactgtgggaccttatatagacagctgtctgcctttccaaataatgtccaatcaactgaatttaccacaggtggactccaatcaagttgtagaaacatcttaattaaggggcggcaggtagcctaatggttaatgCATTGGaattgtaaccgaaaggttgcaagatcgaatccccgagctgacaaggtaaaaatctgtcattctgcccctgaacaaggcaattaacccactgttcctaagccgtcgttgtaaataagaatttgttcttaactgacttgcctagttaaataaaggttaaatagaaaataaataaaaaggatgatcagtggaaacaggatgcacctgaggtcaatttctcatagcaaagggtctgaatacttatgttaataaagtatttctgttttttattttgaaaaaatttgcaaataaatctaaaaatctgtttttgctttgtcattatggggtattgcgagTAAATTGatgatgatttttattttatttWatctattttagaataaggctgtaacgtatcaaaatgtggaaaaagtcaaggggtctgaaaacattccgaatgcactgggtAAAAGGCCAATATCGCCGATAGTAATAATAATTTTTGACAtttctatagcgcttttcataaTCCCCAAGCGCTTcaaaagcaaaaaacaaacaagcaatacatcatcatgagtagcctagctatagttagcttggtcaaccaatacatcatcatgagtagcctagctatagttagctttTGTCAACCCAATATCATGTCATCATGTAACTAGTCTTACGTTAGCTAGGGTCAACCAATACATTCATCATAGCTATAGTTAGCttggtcaaccaatacatcatcatgagtagcctagctatagttagcttgGTCAACCAATAcgtcatcatgagtagcctagctatagttagcttggggtctgaatactttctgaaggcactgtatatgattaTAATATAATACACAAGGTCCAGTATAAAGGTGTTTATTTCATGAGTCATGATATTGTAGTTTGAATATTATTTGTGGTTTCAGTTGCATATCTTCCACCTGTAAATGAGTCAGACAAAAACCACAATGTTGTTTTCAAGGTGAAGAGGCCAATGCATTCTTTCAACTAGTCTGATCTGTAGCTTaatgcacttaaatatttgtctATTGAAAAGTATTTAGTGTTCTGTTCTGGTTCTACTGTGCATATGAAGAAGATGCCACGTCAAGTGTATATCAGGTTGGTTGATACTTTTGGACACATGGTACTGTAGTCGTAACTGTGTCATCAACACAACTTCTTGTGATCTGAGGGACGTCCCTTTGTTTTACTTGTCTACAGTGTTGTGGTTAAGTATTGATACCCTAATTGGCAGTGTGTAACATCATTTGTCGTTTTTGGTGAACATAATTTGCTGAAGATTTGCTGGTTGACTAACGACtaccgtgtctgtgtgtgtgccttgctgttcatttattttctgaCTCTTTTTAATGTTGAAGGCCTGAAGAGATAGTtctgaattatatattttttatttaacccttattttaccaggtaagttgaccgagaacacattctcatttacagcaacgacctggggaatagttacaggggagaggagggggatgaatgagccaattgtaaactggggatgattaggtggccatgatggtatgagggccagattgggaatttagtttGGGAAATAGATAGTCCTGAAGAGGTAGTGGTTGATTTTTGGTGTGCTTGTCGTCCAGTTTGACTAATGTCCTGCTGgagcagacgagagaggaggGGCATAGCAATGTTTCAGACATACTGGTCCTATGTTCTATCAAGTCATATGTTTATATTACTACTAATGTGTTTTACAATTCATTGTTGTATAGATTTTTGTAGCACTGCTTGTAAAATGAATTTGGGTATCTAGATATGAAATGACTATCTATCTATCACATTGATCAAACCTAGTAACAATAGTGCACGTATGAGTagctaataaaatgaaataaGTGTTATGATACCTTACTTTTGTCTTGGATCCTCTTGTGACTGCTTATCACTGACCTATTGCACTGATATAACTACCCTATTGTACTGTACCACTAGAATATGAATAACCAATTTATGCACTGGTTCTGAGagacatttgtacattgttatttttgcatgtacagtatgacCCCCACCCACCTCGCAGGCCATCTGGCCATCTGGGATGACAAGAAGGGCATAGAGACAAATGAACTCATGAGATCTACGACATGGGAGGGAACAGCTCATTCTGAGCCAAGGACATGACAGTATTTCTTGTCCAGCTGTAGAGCCACATCCTAAGGATGATATTTTAATAAGGTCAGGTAAATCCCCACTGGatgtggtactgtatgtataatgaTAAACTAGCTAATGCATTTATAGAGGCTGTGTTGTCTGTTTTTGAATGCGTATTGTTTCTTTCCAATGTTTGTAGAAGGTACCGGAACCTTCCATTGGTAAAGTATTTTGGAAATGACTCCGTATCTCTTTCTGGTCCCATGTGAAGCAGCACTGATATTAGTGGAGTGTTTATTATtctaaaaatatgaaatgttatttagcagatgcttttatcttAAGGTACTtgcagtcatgcatgcatacattttacatacggtTTGTCCCGGGAATCGAAACCACTAttctggcgttgcaagtgccacgTTCTACTGAGATACAGAGGACAACGAGACAGATTTCACACCAGACAGATACAGATAGCTGTTGTTGGATCCTGTTTGTTTTCCTGCTCCCCTCAAAGGCAGTGCCATCACACTAGGCAGCGGTCACTGAGCCTCCATCTGTCCCAGGGAGCATAGAGCCAGGACCCCACTGAGTCACCCACACCAAACAGAAACATggtaaacaaaaacatttattggCCTCTTTCACAGACACCTGGTTTGGATGTCTCCTTGCTACAGATTTGGTTGATGACCTTTGTTACAAAAAAACCAAACTAAAACACTGTCTTGGTGACAATATGGAATATGGTGAGGTGTTTTGAACAGAAATGAACCATGCAACAAAGAGTGCCCCAGCATCTTAAGAAAGCAAACAACTTTGACAGTAGCTTTTCAATTGTTTTggtataaaaacaatcaatccttAAATACATTTCTAAACTGGTTGAACAAGACACATTGAAGTGGTTTTCCTTAAGACAAAATCATAATtgattatttaaaacaaataagAGATACaaactacatacatttatttcaataaatatataaaaatatagctTTATATCAATATGATAAGACCTTAAGGACTTCTAAACCCTGTGAGAATACTAGATCTTGACATAGCAAAATCAAATCATGCTGACAGTGGAGGATGATGACCAAGGAGATCAGTGTTTGGGACAATCATTTGAATCATACACAAACATTCCATTCAGTATTACCACAAGCAAAGCTTTGTGGCACACAGGAAACAGCCTTCAATTCAATAGTGATGACTCTAGTTGCAGAGTTCCCTCCAACTTTGACTCTAATCATAGCATATCAAATTGAGGGTTTCAATTATTGTCGATTGCTTATAGCAGCTCTTTGACTGAACTACTAGTGAATAGGCAGTAGATGAGCCTACATTCTGTAAGGGCTCTCCACACACATCTCAAACAACAGACATTGCATTATCATTCAAGTACTGAACTGTCCACCATACATTACTGAAGTCATAGTGATGCAGCTACTGTATTATACAGTCATAAACTGACAAGTGGCTAGTAGTTATGTATAGTGCTCACGTTCTATTGAGAAACAACATGTAATGTCATTCAGTTTATCACTATTAACACACAAGTTATACATTATTGCCCGTGAGACAAAGTAAGGCAAAAACAATTAAGACATTAGAACATTTGTATTCACCAACTATTGGAATGAGTGCCATTACAGCAGAACAAAACTGTAGCCtacaatttgcataatttagctTTTTCTTAAATGATGCACTGCAACCATTCTGTACAACTACCCTATAGACATCTATGTGTACATGGCCTAAATATTGATTTGTTGTGAAAAGATGAGAAAATAGGGTTcatcaagggttctttgggaagggtgatagttctatgtggaaccatcaTYACTCATAGAACCCTTTGagcccttcaatggttctttacAGTTCACAAAAGGTTTCATTGTTCTTTTAGTGATAATAAATATTTAGGGCCAGCGGCTCATTCGAATATTTTGGGGCCTGGTGGTCATTCTAGTTgatctaatctgttgtgttatgccATGACATGTTATATATGACTATGGCCAGAAAcagtgtcttgtgaaagactcatGTGTGGCCTTGTGTCAACTGAGAACTGTTGTCTAACTCAGTTGTTCTCCATTTTTTCCTCAGGCACCCCAGCagttccagagctagcacacctgattcaacttgtcaattaacacaataataacacctatggaattttaacaatatggctaaccagaataaaaaaaactgaatctACAAAGAACTGTTTAGATTGAGAAAGGTTATTTATAGAACCATTCTGCATGAAGGTTATATGAAGAACCATTAAAAGGGTTAtatatagccccaaaaagggttgtaaccacAGCGGAACCTTCTTTTGGTGCTCTATAACATGTTTTAATGGTTATTTATAGAACCTtatgaaattattatttataGCGCCATACAGGTTCAATTTagaattgattttttttaaatatatagcaccaaaaaaagGATATACTATGGTAACAAGCAAAATGCCCCTTTTTTGGCACTATgtagaaccatttgtttttagtgggCAAGCAACAAAAATATGTCACGACATCAGAAGTCAATCCAGATGTCGATGTGTAAGGTCTACCGAGGGTCTAGGTAGGCTATAGGCATACAGATATTGCACGTAAACTATTGTAATTATAATCAAGTAGTGTTGCGCATGTCGAATGCAAGGGGTTTCCCACTTTAAACATTTAGAGTGGCCCGTCACACAGGGAATATATGATACTGTCTGGGTGCGTTCATTTGGAAAACCTTGGCTGACACTATTTAGCTGCTTTTGTCTTGAATTAAAAAAGCACACAAATTAGGCTTATTCTCCACTCCTACAGTACTAGCTACATAGCTCCCATTACCAGGCATATGCGTGCTTTATCGAGTGGGCGATGGCTCACGTTTCGTTGTCCATGGGGCTGAAACGGCTTTGCGGATAACGCTGAAATACAGAGAATTGTCCACTCATTTCAGCATTTCCCCCTCGCAATAAACCACGCGTAAATCACAAATTGGCTCACTTTTACTTGCCCCACTATATGACAGACTGAAGGGACAGTTTTAACATATTGAAGGTGTAGAGACACGGTAAATCAGTACCACGTTTCGGCATCCTTCTGATGAACATTCAACAACCTTTGATAAACATTATTCCCAATGAATTGAATCAATACGGGGACATTAGGAGTAGTTTCCTTAGCCCTATTGTACTGACACAGAACAGGTATTTGCCTATTGAGTTAGGGGCTACTTTGAATGCTTTATGAGCAACACCGAGTCACTGCACATGACATGTACAGATGCATCAATTATAATCTAAAGGTTGTAATATGAGGCCTCGCTCGTACAGTGAAGGCTACTACCTCCATATAAACGCAGCAATACTGCACAGGTAGCTCTGGGACAATACACTTCCTTTAGAGAAATTGAACGGCTTTATTTTGAGAGCAGACATCCTAATGCTATGCTCAGTAAAATATACAAGAGGACATCAGACGTACAGTAGTTATTCAATACACATGAAATGCAAAACAAAACACCCACAAATCTTTTCGGATTAGTCATTAAGATTGTGATGTGCTTGTAACGACTTGATTAGAGGCTATAGGCTAACATACAACAGTTGCCTAGACAACACTTGGTGTCCTTGGTCGCAGAGGGAAGTTGGAAGATGCACATCCACAACAACAAGCCAGTCTCATAGATTTCTGTATCTCGGGATTTCTGAAAGCATAAATGATGGGGTTTATCATAGAGTGACAAATGGCTGGGAGAGCGGTGACGTAGGTATAGATGGGGGGGTATCTGATGTCCGCCACCAGAGAGTACATGGCGAAGGGGATCCAGCACAATGCAAATGTGCCAAGGATAATGGAGAGGGTGGAGACCCCTttagtggtggaggaggagtgggaggtagTCATGAACTGGTGCTGCACGGCGATTTGCTGCGCGTGACGAAAAGCAATCTTGCAAATCTGGAGGTATAGTTGCAAAATGAGTGCGAATACAAAAAGAAGAGTCACAGCCAGTGCTGCAGCGTGATTCTTATCAATGGGAGCGCAAATACTGCACGTCGTCTCATCCTTAAGGCAGTTCCAACCCATGATCGGTAACGCGCCCAGAGTGATGCTAGTCACCCAAATGAGCACCAGTGTGACGATGGTAAAAATCACTGTTCTTTCCGTGTGGTAAGTCAGTGCGTTGTAGAGGGAGAGGTATCTATCCACAGTGATTGCCAGGATATTGAGAACGGAGGCCGAAAAGGCAGTGATGAGCAGTCCAGCTGATAGCAGCGTCGCGAATCCCGTATCAAATATGTAGGTGATGGTGAAATTCACTATCAAACCAAGCCCTGCCAGTAGGTCCGCAAAAGCCAGGCTCCCTATCAACACGAACATGGGCGCTTTCAGGGTGGGCGTGTAAATAATTAAGGCAATCACGATTGCATTTTCACAGGACATTAGGGTCCCTGTGACACACAATACTATATCCCAGGGATTCACGCTGACAGGCACCGGCTCCAGCTCAAATGTTGGAGGTGGCGTGGAATTCCCTCCTTCTTGAACACTCCAGATGGGGGAAGAGTTGTTTTGGAATTGGTTACTCATAGCTGCGGCAGAGAGTGAATCATCACTGAGAATgacagagaaggggagggggcGCAGATAGAGAATTTCAGAGTGATCACCGTGGGAAATGTACAGTGTAAAGACACTTGTGTTCAAGAGTGTCTTACATATttccaaataaaacatttgtctcATTAGACAGATGCACGCCAAATTGCGTGAATGCATGGCCAAAATGCCGCCTTTTATGCATAAAGTATATTAGCGGAGTATCACCGATTAGTCAAATTATAACAGTTCAACTGTGCTGTTAGTGTACTTATCATTTCCTCCGTTGACTCCCAATACATACAACAAAGAGTTAAATTCAAATGAGAGCCCCTCTGTCGGGACTACTGACATCAAGGATTGGCTGTTTGAGCAGGAATTTATAGAAAGGATAAAAATGGAAATGAATGGCTTGTCTTTGATCTAATTTTAGATCCATGTCATTTCGATTAGTAATAGCATACCCAAACATTAGATATGGGTTGTTTCACTCAGGGCAagttaatattaatattattaaaaCACACATGTATTCTTACCCTCTCGCGTGATTATAAAGGACTTCTAAGGTCAAAAACCAAATGATGTCATTTCTGTGAGAAAAGGGTTCTCTCTTGTCAATCATTTAAACACGGACATACTATATAGATATATAGGCTGATCACTAACCAGTGCATCCGTGCGTGTCACTATGCCTCAGTCAAGTGATGTTGAGATGGCTTGTTGAGGTCTGCCCATACGCATTCCTTGACAGCTGTTCACAGGGAAGATGGAGATATTGGGCGCGCGGGTGAAGACTATAACCGGTAACCGCCGGCACCGATATATAATATAAAACCTCTGTCTTCTTTTACCGTTATTGTAACAAATKTTTTCTGATTCGATTTCTCACAGGAGGACGTTAAGACTTGGCTGACACACCGCTAATGATGTTGGCAATTCGCTGGCATTGACTCTTGCTTGTTACTATCCTATTGGTCCTGTGGATGATTCTCCAACTGACGTCAAGTGCTCCCACTCCATTCTTCATTCGATGTGTGATTCAGAGCTTGTGGAAGAGGGTGACACAGCATAGAATTTCAGAAATAAATACTCAATACTATTCGCTGTTTcgggtttatttattttatgtactTTTTTAAGCTAAGGCCTGGTATTTTTTTCCAACTACATTTTAATTGCGTGGAATATAATATATTCACACAAGGATCCTAAGAGTTAGCTTGCATCTTGTTGACCTCCGTTGATGAGAATGGTTCCAGCATCTGATTGAGTTGATTTGAAGTTCAAAGCACATTCCTCCCTTGAAAAAGTGATACCAGTATGAGTAGAGAACTGTGTTGTCCTGGAACCTGCAGGTGGCAGTAGATCACTTTAAAGAGTGGGGGCGACATCTTTTGGAAGTTTGACCATGCCACTGGTAAGTagagtagctggctagctggttAAAAAAAGACTCAAACTAGCTGACATGCCTGTCAAAAACAAAAGTGAATTTTTACTATGCAgagttattttatttttcccGGAATTATTAAGACCAATGAACTTTCACTAGTAATGTTTTAAACCCTCCCTCCATATATCCTCATGATCACTGTAAGAAGTCTGATCAACTTCAGGAATCACCTTCTAYTACTAGTTACACTACATAGAGGAAGGTGTGTGAGCATGGTCTGCCAATAGGGAAGCATAGTGGTGTTGTTCTCACCCTTCACTAAACACTTGACCTCGATGGAAGCAGCCCCAGCCCTAATCACTCCTCATCTCATGTTTCCTGTCACAATGCCTGGTACACAGCCACTTCCTTTGTTAAAAGGGAGGGTCTGGTTTAGAAGTTACATTTGAGGAACATTGGGTCATATTGGGACGTGGGTGACAATAGTGAGGGTTAGAGAGACAACTCACCATCTCACTGAGCAGCTTGGAGGAGGCTGGTTTTTATCAGGTAAATTGAACAATTcccaaatgattattattattattattattaatccgGTATATTGTACAATTCATGACCTCCTTCCTtgcaggtaaagaggtatgtgatttgATTTCTATATGTAGGTCTTAGGCTATCAGGTTTAAAAGGTTCTGTGGATAACATTAGTATGGAATGGTGAATTATTGACCAATGAATAAACTCAATTTTGAGCTCTTTACGAACGATCGACTAAGGGCCACTAATATGGCATGAAGATGACATGTAACAAGTTAAGCAACTAGCCGTCTCAAAAGTACAATGATTCCTTTGCTACCTTTACTTTTCGTAACGTAATGCAGT is a window of Salvelinus sp. IW2-2015 linkage group LG5, ASM291031v2, whole genome shotgun sequence DNA encoding:
- the LOC111964369 gene encoding G-protein coupled receptor 12-like, producing the protein MHCDDSLSAAAMSNQFQNNSSPIWSVQEGGNSTPPPTFELEPVPVSVNPWDIVLCVTGTLMSCENAIVIALIIYTPTLKAPMFVLIGSLAFADLLAGLGLIVNFTITYIFDTGFATLLSAGLLITAFSASVLNILAITVDRYLSLYNALTYHTERTVIFTIVTLVLIWVTSITLGALPIMGWNCLKDETTCSICAPIDKNHAAALAVTLLFVFALILQLYLQICKIAFRHAQQIAVQHQFMTTSHSSSTTKGVSTLSIILGTFALCWIPFAMYSLVADIRYPPIYTYVTALPAICHSMINPIIYAFRNPEIQKSMRLACCCGCASSNFPLRPRTPSVV